One window from the genome of Alkalihalobacillus sp. LMS6 encodes:
- a CDS encoding NUDIX hydrolase, translating into MSNKWLHWANRIQAIAQSGKAFSSDPYDVERYDELLTMSADILANYGDVDTKIVKTLFENESGYQTPKLDGRGVVFLDNKVLLVREKKDQLWSLPGGFCEVGSSAKENVEKEIYEESGYQTKATRLLGLYDMQKHGHPLQPFHYYKVFLQCEIIDGTASKGVETDQVGFFTRDSLPPLSTRRNTEEQVKSMFAFLDQTKVEAYFE; encoded by the coding sequence ATGAGCAACAAATGGCTTCATTGGGCAAATCGTATTCAAGCCATTGCCCAATCAGGAAAAGCATTTTCAAGCGACCCCTATGACGTAGAACGTTACGATGAATTGTTAACCATGAGTGCGGACATCCTTGCTAATTACGGTGATGTGGATACGAAAATTGTAAAAACTTTGTTTGAAAACGAATCAGGCTATCAAACGCCAAAGCTTGATGGAAGAGGTGTTGTGTTTCTAGATAATAAAGTTCTGCTTGTTCGCGAAAAGAAAGATCAGCTTTGGTCATTACCAGGAGGGTTCTGTGAGGTTGGTTCGTCTGCAAAAGAAAATGTGGAAAAAGAAATCTATGAAGAATCAGGCTATCAAACAAAAGCTACAAGGTTGTTAGGATTGTATGATATGCAGAAGCACGGCCATCCCCTTCAGCCATTTCATTACTATAAAGTGTTTTTACAATGTGAGATTATAGACGGCACAGCAAGTAAAGGGGTGGAAACAGACCAAGTCGGTTTTTTTACACGCGATTCGTTACCACCATTATCAACGAGGCGAAATACAGAAGAACAAGTGAAGTCGATGTTCGCATTTTTAGATCAGACGAAGGTGGAAGCTTATTTTGAATAA
- a CDS encoding S9 family peptidase — MVTFTKPDVRAFLKTVKVTQFTVSPDGKTIAFQADFTGVPEIWAMDVEVGFPYQLTSVGQKAYDLRFSTDGTFMIVSFDHDGNEKAQLYGLSVEGGELTPIRTKENTHYNVCAQSKTGQQLYYTSDQDNKTYFNLYTYHFETEEESMVLEGEGARLSFSALSKDEQSFTYAKFYGNTSSVGYLYRNGTSEPLIPDADREHVTSDSVIVKDGTVYFTTNVNQEFSFLARYHPDTKTFEELLTINGEAITSLTLTEDETLIYLITTAGVLDKCYLYRLDTGTYEELALPITSVEQVELTTSGALVVLGSKPTRPSNIYMYHEKEWSQLTDVRVTGIHEQELSEPDVIRYSSYDGLEIEALLYKPQPDKANGYTVLMPHGGPQWADLLEYDANSQILVYEGYQVFMPNYRGSTRYGASFTKMVEGDWGEGPRSDILEGLDVLTAQKKMDPEKLVVLGGSYGGYMTLLLHGRHPERFKAAVDICGVSNLFSFVETVPESWKPVMDRWVGNPEKDKERLIKDSPITYLESMTKPMLVIQGANDPRVVKEESDQIVDALRKQGTDIDYLVFEDEGHGFTKVENRITMFETIIRFLNRHLPV; from the coding sequence ATGGTAACGTTCACAAAACCAGATGTACGAGCATTTTTAAAAACGGTGAAAGTAACGCAGTTTACGGTAAGTCCAGATGGGAAGACGATTGCATTTCAAGCTGACTTTACAGGCGTACCAGAAATTTGGGCGATGGATGTTGAGGTTGGATTTCCATATCAATTGACTTCTGTTGGACAGAAGGCATACGATTTACGTTTTAGTACGGATGGAACATTTATGATCGTCAGCTTTGACCACGATGGAAACGAAAAAGCACAATTGTATGGTCTCTCCGTTGAAGGAGGAGAGTTGACCCCGATTCGAACAAAAGAGAACACGCATTATAACGTGTGTGCGCAATCAAAGACTGGTCAACAGCTATACTATACATCGGATCAGGATAATAAAACGTATTTTAATTTATACACCTATCATTTTGAAACAGAAGAGGAGTCAATGGTTTTAGAGGGAGAAGGGGCAAGATTATCTTTTTCTGCATTAAGTAAGGATGAACAGTCGTTTACCTATGCAAAATTTTACGGAAATACATCGAGTGTCGGCTATCTCTATAGAAATGGAACAAGCGAACCTCTGATTCCAGACGCTGATCGCGAGCATGTGACTTCGGATAGTGTGATTGTAAAAGATGGAACGGTTTACTTTACAACAAATGTTAATCAAGAGTTTAGTTTTTTAGCACGTTATCATCCCGACACAAAGACATTTGAAGAGCTTTTGACGATTAATGGGGAAGCGATCACAAGTCTTACATTAACGGAAGATGAAACATTGATCTATCTGATTACAACAGCAGGTGTGCTAGATAAATGCTATCTCTATCGTCTCGATACAGGCACTTATGAAGAACTAGCATTACCTATAACATCTGTGGAGCAAGTCGAACTTACTACTTCAGGGGCGCTCGTTGTGCTAGGTTCAAAGCCAACACGACCAAGCAACATTTACATGTATCACGAAAAGGAATGGAGCCAGCTAACAGATGTGCGTGTGACAGGTATACATGAGCAAGAATTAAGTGAGCCTGATGTGATCCGTTATTCTTCGTACGACGGGTTAGAAATTGAGGCGTTATTGTATAAGCCACAGCCTGATAAAGCGAATGGATACACAGTGCTTATGCCACATGGTGGGCCGCAATGGGCGGACCTTTTAGAATATGACGCCAATAGCCAGATTCTTGTTTATGAAGGCTATCAAGTTTTTATGCCTAATTACCGGGGATCAACTCGATATGGAGCAAGTTTTACAAAAATGGTCGAAGGAGACTGGGGCGAGGGGCCGCGTTCTGATATTCTCGAAGGATTGGATGTATTAACTGCACAGAAAAAAATGGATCCGGAAAAATTGGTTGTTCTAGGGGGAAGTTATGGAGGCTATATGACGCTTTTATTACATGGTCGCCACCCAGAAAGGTTTAAAGCGGCTGTCGATATTTGTGGGGTATCCAATTTATTTAGCTTTGTTGAAACCGTGCCAGAATCATGGAAACCTGTAATGGATCGGTGGGTTGGCAATCCAGAAAAAGATAAAGAACGGTTAATAAAAGATTCACCAATTACATATTTAGAATCAATGACAAAACCAATGCTCGTCATTCAAGGCGCAAATGATCCACGGGTTGTCAAAGAAGAATCAGATCAAATTGTTGATGCACTTAGGAAACAAGGTACAGACATCGACTATCTTGTCTTTGAAGACGAAGGACATGGTTTTACAAAAGTGGAAAATCGAATCACGATGTTTGAGACGATCATTCGCTTCTTAAATCGCCATTTGCCTGTATGA
- a CDS encoding tripartite tricarboxylate transporter substrate binding protein, whose amino-acid sequence MKLMFVVCLLILLVGCGSGNSSTNPSDEAWSPTRDIEFVAPARAGGGWDTSARMITNVIMEQGLMEQNIGVVNKPGGTGAVGWAYIENQKSDHTFFTTSSHMIYSMLSGNSDYNWDDLTPIANLAADYGIIAVSGNAPWNSLSELMEDYKMRPSELTVIGTNTPGGQQHIQFVDLATEAGVSMEDIRYVADPGTGGIPSLLSGHVQILSSTLGAGSIEQHRAGDIKILAVFAEERVQGEDISSIPTAIEQGYDTVHVIWRGVFGPSILSEEQVSYYESVLREVNNSQQFAEIRERLGWTEMFMDSEEYAEFIEKEVESNRVIMKELGLLAEGR is encoded by the coding sequence ATGAAATTAATGTTTGTAGTGTGTTTGTTAATTCTATTGGTAGGGTGCGGAAGTGGTAATTCTTCTACAAATCCTAGTGATGAAGCATGGTCACCAACAAGGGACATTGAGTTTGTGGCACCAGCTCGTGCTGGTGGGGGCTGGGATACTTCAGCTAGAATGATAACAAATGTCATTATGGAACAGGGTTTAATGGAACAAAATATAGGTGTAGTCAACAAACCAGGTGGCACTGGAGCAGTTGGTTGGGCTTATATTGAAAATCAAAAAAGTGATCATACGTTCTTTACGACCTCATCTCATATGATCTACTCAATGTTATCTGGTAATTCTGACTATAATTGGGATGATCTAACACCAATTGCAAATTTAGCAGCTGACTATGGAATTATTGCAGTTAGTGGAAATGCACCATGGAATTCATTAAGTGAATTAATGGAAGATTACAAAATGAGACCTTCAGAGTTAACGGTTATTGGAACAAATACTCCTGGAGGGCAGCAGCATATTCAGTTTGTAGATTTAGCCACAGAAGCTGGCGTTAGTATGGAGGATATTCGATATGTTGCTGACCCAGGAACAGGTGGAATTCCAAGTTTGTTAAGTGGTCACGTCCAAATATTATCGTCAACACTAGGTGCAGGTTCCATTGAACAGCATCGAGCTGGTGATATAAAAATATTGGCGGTGTTTGCAGAAGAGAGAGTTCAAGGAGAGGATATTTCTTCCATCCCTACTGCGATTGAACAAGGTTATGACACCGTGCATGTAATTTGGCGAGGGGTATTTGGTCCGAGTATCTTATCGGAAGAACAAGTATCATATTACGAATCGGTTTTAAGAGAGGTAAACAATTCTCAACAGTTCGCTGAGATTAGAGAAAGGCTGGGCTGGACAGAGATGTTTATGGATAGTGAAGAGTACGCTGAATTTATTGAAAAAGAAGTAGAGTCGAATCGAGTTATTATGAAAGAACTTGGTTTACTTGCTGAAGGGCGCTGA
- a CDS encoding M23 family metallopeptidase, with the protein MKKMYAVTPANFVEVLIRKGYESIYQQLSVAFREQISLEAFTAFCEEHLNEKLQFIQISTMEIQGFTEYQWLAHEEALGLRVLFSEEHIIYGFQIVPARMAYPSDKLWSKNTYAFPFKGSWLTFWGGTNELVNYHYPLEQQRYAYDFVVSRNGYTFDGEPDQNENYYAFGKEVYAPCKGTVVQCVSTEEDVKPGVLTNEDQPCGNYVILKHNHDEYSLICHMKQHSAMVKVGDFVEKGALLGQCGNSGHTTEPHIHFHVMNQQDPFSAQSIRIKHDVEPVRGEMVKED; encoded by the coding sequence ATGAAAAAAATGTATGCGGTCACACCGGCTAATTTTGTAGAAGTGTTAATTCGTAAGGGATACGAATCGATTTATCAGCAATTAAGTGTCGCGTTTCGAGAACAAATAAGTCTTGAAGCATTTACTGCTTTCTGTGAGGAACATCTAAACGAAAAACTACAGTTTATCCAGATTTCAACAATGGAGATTCAGGGTTTTACAGAATACCAATGGCTGGCACATGAGGAAGCATTAGGATTACGAGTGTTATTTTCTGAAGAGCATATTATTTATGGGTTCCAAATTGTACCTGCTAGGATGGCTTACCCATCAGACAAGCTGTGGTCAAAAAATACGTACGCTTTTCCGTTTAAAGGTAGTTGGTTGACGTTTTGGGGAGGGACAAACGAACTTGTGAATTACCATTACCCCCTCGAACAACAGCGGTATGCTTATGATTTTGTAGTGAGTCGCAACGGCTATACGTTTGATGGCGAACCTGATCAAAATGAAAACTATTATGCGTTTGGTAAAGAAGTCTATGCGCCTTGTAAGGGAACTGTCGTTCAGTGTGTATCAACAGAAGAAGATGTCAAGCCAGGCGTCCTTACGAATGAAGATCAGCCCTGTGGAAACTATGTTATTTTAAAACATAATCACGATGAATATAGCTTGATTTGTCACATGAAACAACATAGTGCCATGGTAAAGGTGGGTGATTTTGTAGAAAAGGGTGCACTTCTCGGACAATGTGGCAACTCTGGTCATACAACAGAACCGCATATCCACTTTCATGTGATGAACCAGCAAGACCCTTTTTCAGCACAATCAATTCGCATAAAACATGATGTTGAACCAGTAAGAGGGGAAATGGTTAAGGAAGATTAA
- a CDS encoding tripartite tricarboxylate transporter permease, with protein MNTFSGIIEGFQVAFSFEGILFVAIGVLIGTAIGIMPGLGPITAIAVMIPITYGMEPVFALVMMAGVYYGAIFGSSTSSILLNTPGAASTVATTFDGYPMAQKGQAGKALAIAAVASFVGGTVAALFLMLFAPLLAQLAVTFGPPEYFALMLLGIIAITSFSEGSSIRAYISAILGFMIVTIGIDSQTGTKRFTFGEVNLLEGIDFLVIALGLFALAEVTQLIKNRSDNSLQNMSNIGSIKLTKKDIKEMAGPMSRHSILGFVIGVLPGAGATIASFMSYVAEKGLSKRPKEFGRGSIKGLTAPETSTNAASTGSFVPLLSLGIPGSGTTAVLLGAFLVLGVQPGPLLMSENPSVFWGIIASMYLGNIILIILNLPLIPYIAKLLKIPRPLLISLILTFCVVGVYSVSFSTFDLYLLLFFGVIGVIMKGLKFPAAPFILAFILGGLMEQNFRMELTISDGDVSIFFHNPVVLSFLGITILALLVPVVRKKWTKKHYIDESETM; from the coding sequence ATGAATACATTTAGTGGAATAATTGAAGGTTTTCAAGTAGCTTTTAGTTTTGAAGGGATATTATTCGTAGCCATTGGCGTATTGATAGGAACAGCAATTGGCATTATGCCAGGACTGGGGCCTATAACTGCAATTGCAGTTATGATTCCAATAACTTATGGAATGGAGCCTGTATTTGCGCTTGTGATGATGGCTGGCGTTTACTATGGAGCCATTTTTGGAAGCTCAACATCATCGATTTTACTTAATACGCCTGGGGCAGCGAGTACCGTTGCAACGACATTTGATGGCTATCCAATGGCGCAAAAAGGGCAGGCGGGTAAAGCATTGGCTATTGCTGCGGTGGCTTCATTTGTAGGTGGAACAGTTGCAGCGTTGTTTCTTATGCTATTTGCACCGCTCCTTGCACAGCTTGCAGTTACCTTTGGTCCTCCTGAATATTTTGCACTAATGCTTCTGGGGATTATTGCCATAACCAGTTTTTCAGAAGGTTCGTCGATCCGTGCATATATATCTGCCATTTTAGGATTCATGATTGTGACAATTGGAATTGATTCACAAACGGGTACGAAACGCTTTACATTTGGTGAGGTAAACTTGCTAGAAGGTATTGATTTTCTAGTTATTGCATTAGGTTTGTTCGCATTAGCGGAAGTTACGCAATTAATTAAAAATCGTTCGGATAATTCCTTACAAAATATGTCTAATATTGGTTCAATTAAACTGACAAAAAAAGATATAAAAGAAATGGCAGGGCCAATGTCGAGGCATTCTATATTGGGCTTCGTAATTGGAGTTTTACCTGGAGCAGGGGCAACAATTGCTTCTTTTATGAGTTATGTGGCAGAAAAAGGCTTGTCTAAACGTCCGAAAGAATTCGGTAGAGGTTCTATAAAGGGATTAACTGCACCTGAAACCTCGACTAACGCAGCTTCAACAGGTTCATTTGTACCGCTTTTGAGTTTGGGAATACCTGGTTCAGGCACGACGGCAGTATTATTAGGGGCGTTTTTAGTTCTAGGTGTACAGCCAGGTCCGCTATTAATGTCAGAGAACCCTTCAGTATTTTGGGGAATCATCGCGAGTATGTATTTAGGGAATATCATTTTAATCATATTAAATTTGCCGCTTATTCCATATATCGCGAAGCTACTAAAAATTCCTCGACCATTACTTATATCACTTATATTAACGTTTTGCGTAGTAGGTGTTTATTCTGTTTCATTTAGCACATTTGATCTTTATTTATTATTATTCTTTGGCGTAATAGGAGTAATAATGAAAGGATTGAAATTTCCAGCTGCTCCTTTTATACTAGCTTTTATTTTAGGTGGTTTGATGGAACAAAATTTTAGAATGGAGCTTACGATTTCTGATGGAGATGTATCAATCTTTTTCCACAATCCTGTTGTATTATCCTTTCTAGGAATTACAATTCTAGCATTATTAGTACCTGTTGTCCGAAAAAAGTGGACTAAAAAACATTATATTGATGAAAGTGAAACCATGTAA
- a CDS encoding tripartite tricarboxylate transporter TctB family protein gives MNRKISLVLAAIALIYLILTFNLPNYEYILIDADVFPFLLGGALLVLSIVLFFLKSDEDATLFMKKKDLAVLLTMFSMLLAYILLLEPIGFVLSTCVFLFSSSLFLGYRKHLTNVAVSGVVPLTIYFLFTSLLGIALPQGILPF, from the coding sequence ATGAATAGAAAAATTAGTCTAGTATTAGCCGCTATTGCGCTTATTTATCTTATCTTGACTTTCAATCTACCTAATTACGAGTATATTCTTATCGACGCCGATGTTTTTCCGTTTTTGTTAGGTGGGGCACTTCTGGTATTGTCGATTGTATTATTTTTTCTAAAGTCAGACGAAGATGCGACGTTATTTATGAAAAAGAAAGATCTTGCGGTGTTACTTACAATGTTTAGTATGCTTCTCGCTTACATCCTCTTGCTAGAACCAATAGGATTTGTGCTATCAACTTGTGTATTTCTATTTAGTAGCTCCTTATTTCTAGGTTATCGTAAACATCTGACAAATGTTGCTGTTTCTGGAGTAGTCCCTCTAACTATTTATTTCTTATTTACGAGCTTATTAGGGATTGCATTGCCGCAAGGTATTTTACCATTTTAG